One region of Desulfobacterales bacterium genomic DNA includes:
- a CDS encoding cobalamin-binding protein: MKNFFLTVIFIFLICIPDNLLASREFIDQAGRKVIVPDKPERVIALAPSITEIIFAIGEQHRLKGVTKFSDYPSDAARLPKVGSYVQLDIERIIALKPDLCIGIKDGNPIETVTRLESFKIPVYAVDPKNLQGVLDTVNDISILLNAEEKGSHIVNDMKSRINAVKKLSNTVSYRPKVFFQIGVSPIVSIGTDSFLHELIITAGGQNVSEGKIPYPRFTVEQIIALEPDIIIITSMERGGLFEKAKEEWSYWKSIPAVKNNKIYVVDSNLFDRPTPRVLSGIELLFSIIHPELKLIEN, translated from the coding sequence ATGAAAAATTTTTTTTTAACTGTAATTTTTATTTTTTTAATATGTATTCCAGATAATTTGTTAGCATCAAGGGAATTTATTGACCAAGCAGGCAGGAAAGTTATTGTTCCAGATAAGCCTGAACGAGTAATTGCTCTTGCTCCGAGCATAACTGAAATTATTTTTGCAATTGGAGAACAGCACCGTTTAAAAGGAGTTACAAAATTTTCAGATTATCCTTCTGATGCGGCACGACTTCCAAAAGTAGGTTCTTATGTTCAGCTTGACATTGAAAGAATAATTGCTTTAAAGCCAGATCTTTGTATAGGAATAAAAGACGGAAATCCTATAGAAACGGTAACTCGTTTGGAATCTTTTAAAATACCTGTATATGCGGTTGATCCCAAAAATCTTCAAGGAGTTCTCGATACTGTAAATGACATATCTATACTGCTTAATGCCGAAGAAAAAGGCAGTCATATTGTTAATGATATGAAGTCAAGAATAAATGCAGTAAAAAAATTATCAAATACAGTCAGTTATCGACCTAAAGTTTTTTTTCAAATAGGAGTATCACCAATTGTTTCCATTGGAACAGATAGTTTTTTACATGAACTGATTATAACTGCAGGGGGACAAAATGTATCTGAAGGGAAAATTCCCTATCCTCGCTTTACAGTTGAACAAATCATTGCATTAGAGCCTGACATTATAATTATAACTTCGATGGAAAGAGGAGGTCTTTTTGAAAAAGCCAAAGAAGAATGGAGCTACTGGAAAAGCATACCTGCCGTAAAAAATAATAAAATTTATGTTGTGGATTCAAATCTTTTCGATCGTCCAACTCCTCGAGTGTTAAGCGGTATTGAACTTCTTTTTAGTATTATTCATCCTGAACTTAAATTAATTGAGAATTGA
- a CDS encoding iron ABC transporter permease gives MLVIAIIIGISMGSSNIKIQDVINSLIRPETVDQTTYAIIWRIRFPRTLMAALVGSALSLGGLVFQAVLRNPLAEPYILGISGGAAIGAILGILLKLSRFPGICSFAFIGSMGTLLMVFIISSGKSMLKKDALLLSGVMLNAFCSAVIIFLISLSHDSSMHNIIFWLMGDLSISSLYHVGILAAMLLPCFIILFYLSHAMNLLLIGKEIAMTMGLNVNFIIVVLLIISSFMVSSTVSYCGLLGFVGLVMPHLLRLMISHDHRILVPACVLGGGAYMILCDTLARVLPANGEMPVGVITAMVGAPLFIFLLKRSKK, from the coding sequence ATGCTTGTAATAGCTATAATTATTGGCATTTCCATGGGGTCCTCAAATATTAAAATTCAGGATGTTATAAATTCATTAATTCGTCCTGAAACTGTTGATCAAACTACTTATGCAATTATTTGGAGAATTAGATTTCCAAGAACTCTAATGGCAGCATTAGTAGGCTCTGCACTTTCCCTTGGAGGCCTTGTTTTTCAGGCTGTATTAAGAAATCCTTTAGCTGAACCTTATATTTTAGGTATTTCTGGAGGCGCTGCAATTGGAGCTATTTTAGGCATTTTATTGAAATTATCAAGATTTCCTGGGATATGCTCTTTTGCTTTTATCGGCAGCATGGGAACACTGCTAATGGTTTTTATAATATCATCTGGGAAATCCATGCTCAAAAAAGATGCCCTTTTGCTTTCAGGGGTTATGTTAAATGCTTTTTGTTCGGCAGTTATCATATTTCTTATTTCATTAAGCCACGATTCAAGTATGCATAACATTATTTTTTGGCTTATGGGTGACTTATCTATATCAAGTTTATATCATGTTGGAATACTGGCGGCTATGCTTTTGCCTTGTTTTATAATATTATTCTACCTTTCCCATGCTATGAATCTTTTATTAATCGGAAAAGAAATAGCCATGACAATGGGGCTTAATGTTAATTTTATAATTGTAGTTCTTTTAATAATAAGCTCATTTATGGTAAGCTCGACAGTTTCATATTGCGGACTTTTAGGCTTTGTAGGTCTTGTCATGCCCCATTTGTTAAGGCTTATGATAAGTCATGATCATAGGATACTTGTTCCTGCCTGTGTTTTAGGAGGCGGAGCGTACATGATTTTATGCGATACATTAGCGCGAGTTCTTCCTGCAAATGGAGAAATGCCTGTTGGAGTTATTACTGCTATGGTTGGAGCTCCGCTTTTTATTTTTTTGCTTAAAAGATCAAAAAAATGA
- a CDS encoding CotH kinase family protein → MAFYRVFIDYGEGSTYFGLYTMVEIPDNPMLQAQFKKKSGNLYKPTSNFVTYNESQFDKETNEDEADFSDIMAFFDALHTDRTDTDTWKNGLESILDVKGFIRWLAVNTVIQNWDTYGLMAHNYYLQFFSEE, encoded by the coding sequence ATTGCCTTTTATCGAGTATTCATTGATTATGGAGAAGGCTCAACTTATTTTGGATTATACACTATGGTGGAAATCCCAGATAATCCTATGCTTCAAGCCCAATTTAAGAAAAAAAGCGGCAATCTTTATAAACCTACATCCAATTTTGTTACATACAATGAAAGCCAATTTGATAAGGAAACTAATGAAGATGAGGCTGATTTTAGCGATATTATGGCTTTTTTTGATGCTCTCCATACGGATAGAACTGACACAGATACATGGAAAAATGGGCTCGAATCAATATTAGATGTTAAAGGATTTATAAGATGGCTGGCTGTAAATACAGTAATTCAAAATTGGGATACTTATGGTTTAATGGCGCATAATTATTACCTTCAATTTTTTTCAGAAGAATAG